In Pseudomonas alcaliphila JAB1, a single window of DNA contains:
- the mazG gene encoding nucleoside triphosphate pyrophosphohydrolase gives MYRLDDLLHLMARLRDPQHGCPWDLKQSYATIVPYTLEEAYEVADAIERGDFEHLPGELGDLLFQVVYYSQLAQEEGRFDFARVVDGITSKLIRRHPHVFPDGDLYGAPDAAKLEEAAVKQRWEELKAQERAEKAAAPEQLSLLDDVPAALPALSRAAKLQKRAAQVGFDWPEALPVVDKVREELDEVLEAMSENDAEAVAEEIGDLLFVVTNLARHLKVDPEAALRAANGKFEQRFRFIEQSVREAGRSMDGCSLEELDALWGEAKKLEKQAPGC, from the coding sequence ATGTATCGACTCGACGACCTGCTGCACCTGATGGCGCGTCTGCGCGATCCGCAACACGGCTGCCCGTGGGATCTCAAGCAAAGCTACGCGACCATCGTGCCCTACACCCTGGAAGAAGCCTACGAGGTCGCCGACGCCATCGAGCGTGGCGACTTCGAGCATCTGCCGGGTGAGCTCGGCGACCTGCTGTTCCAGGTGGTCTATTACAGCCAGCTGGCGCAGGAGGAGGGGCGTTTCGACTTCGCCCGGGTGGTCGATGGCATCACCAGCAAGCTGATTCGTCGCCACCCGCACGTGTTTCCCGACGGCGATCTGTACGGTGCGCCGGATGCGGCGAAGCTGGAGGAGGCTGCGGTCAAGCAACGCTGGGAAGAACTCAAGGCGCAGGAGCGCGCAGAGAAGGCTGCTGCCCCCGAGCAGCTTTCTTTGCTCGATGACGTGCCGGCTGCGCTGCCGGCACTGTCGCGTGCGGCCAAGCTGCAGAAGCGTGCGGCGCAGGTCGGTTTCGACTGGCCCGAGGCACTGCCGGTGGTGGACAAGGTGCGCGAAGAGCTGGATGAAGTGCTCGAAGCCATGAGCGAGAACGACGCCGAGGCGGTTGCCGAGGAGATCGGCGACCTGCTGTTCGTCGTCACCAACCTGGCGCGCCACTTGAAGGTCGACCCGGAAGCGGCATTGCGCGCGGCCAACGGCAAGTTCGAGCAGCGCTTTCGCTTTATCGAACAAAGCGTGCGTGAAGCCGGGCGCAGCATGGACGGTTGCTCGCTGGAGGAACTGGATGCCCTGTGGGGCGAGGCCAAGAAGCTGGAGAAGCAGGCGCCTGGCTGTTGA
- a CDS encoding DUF2058 domain-containing protein, whose translation MGLSLRDQLLKAGLVNEKQAKQAGKQQQKQKRLVQKGQAELDDSTRQAALQAQAEKAARDQELNRQQQEKAEQKARAAQVKQLIERSRLPKLDGEDYYNFVDDKKVKRLPVNTMVRNKLSNGWLAIVRHGGGYEIIPREAALKIQERDASRIVLLNTHVEEPDADDPYAAYQIPDDLMW comes from the coding sequence ATGGGTCTTTCCCTGCGCGACCAGCTGCTCAAAGCCGGCCTGGTCAATGAAAAACAGGCCAAGCAGGCTGGCAAGCAACAGCAAAAGCAGAAGCGTCTGGTGCAAAAAGGCCAGGCCGAACTGGATGACAGCACACGCCAGGCCGCACTGCAGGCGCAAGCCGAAAAGGCCGCACGTGACCAGGAACTGAATCGTCAGCAGCAGGAAAAAGCCGAGCAGAAAGCCCGCGCGGCGCAGGTCAAGCAACTGATCGAGCGTTCACGCCTGCCCAAGCTCGACGGCGAGGACTACTACAACTTCGTCGACGACAAGAAGGTCAAGCGCCTGCCGGTCAACACCATGGTGCGCAACAAGCTATCCAACGGCTGGCTGGCCATTGTCCGCCACGGTGGTGGTTACGAGATCATTCCGCGCGAGGCTGCGCTGAAGATTCAGGAACGTGATGCCTCGCGCATCGTCCTGCTCAACACCCACGTCGAAGAGCCGGATGCCGATGATCCCTACGCGGCCTATCAGATTCCCGATGATCTGATGTGGTAA
- a CDS encoding Rho-binding antiterminator, producing MDDYQPLACDLYDYLEIACMHRYQLDIELVDGSTLLGQALTTETTASKEEFLLVRTADGEQRLRMDRLLAITPQDAGASFGRVLLSGNRC from the coding sequence ATGGACGACTACCAACCCTTGGCCTGCGACCTCTACGACTATCTGGAGATCGCCTGCATGCACCGCTATCAACTGGATATCGAACTGGTCGACGGCTCGACCCTACTAGGCCAGGCCCTGACCACGGAAACCACGGCGAGCAAGGAGGAGTTTCTGCTGGTGCGTACAGCCGATGGCGAGCAGCGCCTGCGCATGGACCGCCTGCTGGCAATCACCCCACAGGATGCAGGCGCCAGTTTTGGTCGAGTGCTGTTGAGCGGCAATCGCTGCTGA
- a CDS encoding OprD family porin, giving the protein MSKTPLARAVALATLGASLTLPSLAQADFIGDSKATLELRNFYMNRDLRDTTAAQQSKREEWAQGFILKAESGFTEGTVGFGLDAYAGLGLKLDSSDERAATGLLPNAFGNEGPDEYSELSGAVKARISKTVGKVGGLMPKLPIVTSGDSRLLPQVFTGGMITSQEIDGLTLNGGQLRDVNQRASTDRVDITATNVGGESDRYNFAGGDYKFNGGNTTVGVWYGELEDIYDQKLYNLIHVQPIGDWKLGANLAYFDSQDNGRKLGGKLDNDLTSVNLWAGIGAHTFRVGYQKVGGDNAFPFLTETDPYIVNYIQILDFTRKDEKSWQARYDVNFASYGIPGLTAFVRYVTGDGFDGVGGASGKEWERDVDISYIIQQGPLKNLGVRWRNAMVRSNASIGDLDENRLIVSYTIPLM; this is encoded by the coding sequence ATGAGTAAGACTCCCCTCGCCCGCGCCGTGGCCCTCGCCACGCTGGGCGCCAGCCTGACCCTGCCGAGCCTGGCACAGGCTGACTTCATCGGCGACAGCAAAGCGACGCTGGAACTCCGCAATTTCTATATGAATCGCGACCTGCGCGACACGACGGCTGCCCAGCAGTCCAAGCGCGAGGAGTGGGCACAGGGCTTCATCCTCAAGGCCGAGTCCGGCTTCACCGAGGGCACCGTTGGTTTTGGCCTGGACGCCTATGCGGGCCTGGGCCTGAAGCTCGACTCGTCTGATGAACGCGCCGCCACCGGCCTGCTGCCCAACGCTTTCGGCAACGAGGGGCCGGACGAATATTCCGAGCTCAGCGGCGCGGTCAAGGCACGCATTTCCAAGACCGTCGGCAAGGTCGGCGGGCTGATGCCCAAGCTGCCCATCGTTACCTCCGGCGACTCGCGCCTGCTGCCGCAGGTGTTCACCGGCGGCATGATCACCTCGCAGGAAATCGACGGCCTGACGCTCAATGGCGGCCAACTGCGTGACGTCAACCAACGCGCATCCACCGACAGGGTGGATATCACCGCCACCAACGTCGGTGGCGAAAGCGACCGCTACAACTTCGCCGGCGGCGACTACAAGTTCAATGGCGGCAACACCACGGTCGGTGTGTGGTACGGCGAACTGGAAGATATCTATGACCAGAAGCTGTACAACCTGATCCACGTGCAGCCGATCGGCGACTGGAAGCTGGGCGCCAACCTGGCCTACTTCGACTCCCAGGACAACGGCCGCAAACTCGGCGGCAAGCTGGATAACGACCTGACCTCGGTCAACCTCTGGGCCGGCATTGGTGCGCACACCTTCCGCGTGGGTTATCAGAAGGTCGGCGGCGACAACGCCTTCCCCTTCCTGACCGAGACCGATCCCTACATCGTCAACTACATCCAGATTCTCGACTTCACCCGCAAGGACGAGAAATCCTGGCAGGCACGTTATGACGTCAACTTCGCCAGCTATGGCATTCCGGGCCTGACGGCGTTCGTCCGCTACGTGACCGGCGACGGCTTCGACGGCGTGGGTGGCGCAAGCGGCAAGGAATGGGAACGCGACGTGGATATCAGCTACATCATCCAGCAAGGCCCACTGAAGAACCTCGGCGTACGCTGGCGTAACGCGATGGTGCGCTCCAATGCGAGCATCGGTGATCTGGACGAAAACCGCCTGATCGTCAGCTACACCATCCCCCTGATGTAA
- a CDS encoding DUF5610 domain-containing protein, translating into MNPLSSLNSAASRTAQASQALAARSNAADAQATLANRLAEKLGVPSGSLSGSRDEYTPEKVAGRILGFIEQRLQSEAAAGADPAKLDKLLSQARDGVEKGFAEARKILDGMGVLKGQVASDIDDTYKRIQDGFGDLDKRFGSAAPGASDKVAVAGYSERFSALAETFDLSVTTRDGDRLRISVAQASASWSQSSFAASSDGKSTTVVGTSQSGSMRIGGWQVDVEGELDDDEIKALEKLFSQVQDLSDKFYAGDLAGAFDRAMALDMDGEQLASMSLRLTQTSVRQATDAYGAVAGQGASAVNTGLQEYAQGLLDALRSAGDLAQDAGGMLKELLKGGFSLDERFDLPRLEKADSLNRSLLDGLQSLLAGQAGKGVDAS; encoded by the coding sequence ATGAATCCTCTGAGCTCACTGAATTCCGCCGCTTCCCGCACTGCGCAAGCCAGCCAGGCTTTGGCGGCGCGCAGCAATGCCGCCGATGCCCAGGCCACCTTGGCCAATCGCCTCGCCGAGAAGCTCGGTGTGCCGTCGGGCTCGCTGTCTGGGTCGCGTGATGAATACACCCCGGAGAAAGTGGCGGGGCGGATTCTGGGCTTCATCGAGCAGCGTCTGCAGAGCGAGGCCGCTGCTGGCGCTGATCCGGCCAAGTTGGACAAGCTGCTGTCCCAGGCGCGTGATGGTGTCGAGAAGGGCTTTGCCGAGGCGCGCAAGATTCTCGATGGCATGGGCGTGCTCAAGGGGCAGGTGGCCAGCGATATAGACGATACCTACAAGCGTATTCAGGATGGCTTCGGCGATCTCGACAAACGCTTCGGCAGCGCTGCCCCGGGCGCCTCGGACAAGGTTGCGGTGGCCGGTTACAGCGAGCGTTTCAGTGCGTTGGCGGAGACCTTCGACCTGTCCGTCACGACCCGCGATGGTGATCGCCTGCGCATTTCCGTGGCGCAGGCTTCGGCCAGTTGGTCGCAGAGCAGTTTCGCCGCTTCCAGCGACGGTAAGTCCACCACTGTGGTGGGCACTAGTCAGTCTGGCAGCATGCGCATCGGTGGCTGGCAGGTGGATGTCGAGGGTGAGCTGGACGATGACGAGATCAAGGCGTTGGAGAAGCTTTTCAGTCAGGTGCAGGATCTCTCCGACAAGTTCTACGCTGGTGATCTGGCAGGTGCCTTCGACCGTGCCATGGCGCTGGATATGGACGGTGAGCAACTGGCTTCGATGTCGCTGCGCCTGACGCAGACCAGCGTGCGTCAGGCCACCGATGCCTATGGCGCCGTGGCTGGGCAGGGCGCCAGTGCGGTCAATACCGGGCTGCAGGAATATGCCCAGGGCCTGCTCGATGCGCTGCGCAGTGCCGGTGATCTGGCGCAGGACGCCGGCGGCATGCTCAAGGAGTTGCTCAAGGGCGGCTTCTCGCTCGATGAGCGCTTCGACCTGCCGCGCCTGGAAAAAGCCGACAGCCTCAACCGCAGTCTGCTCGACGGTTTGCAGTCGCTGCTCGCTGGCCAAGCGGGCAAGGGCGTTGACGCGAGCTGA
- a CDS encoding glutaredoxin family protein → MTPECQLFGTLGCHLCEVAEALLMPFVENGLLVELIDIAEHEGMVEQYGLRIPVLRRCDSGSELNWPFDAEQVVAFLS, encoded by the coding sequence ATGACGCCTGAATGCCAACTTTTCGGAACCCTGGGCTGCCACCTTTGCGAGGTGGCCGAGGCGCTGCTCATGCCATTCGTAGAGAATGGTCTGCTGGTCGAGTTGATCGACATCGCCGAGCACGAAGGGATGGTCGAGCAGTACGGTTTGCGCATTCCGGTGCTGCGCCGCTGCGACAGTGGAAGCGAGCTGAACTGGCCATTCGATGCCGAGCAGGTGGTGGCTTTTCTGAGCTGA
- a CDS encoding ankyrin repeat domain-containing protein, producing the protein MTNDTTTRDLLVAAAAGEFERVKQLAQAGADLNALDDGETLLDRAVAVLTLPDPVPAFAADMLRLLLQLGADPNRPGDEGMTALHTAMLARNVELMRILLESGAEPNGMPGSSPGETLYDWAEFDYRYSTWDEPFGLQGSLMPPDAPSAADKASEDAWLLYLDRCAVKHGARRPDYLFLLRDFGARKAMELGKTDSRFRLK; encoded by the coding sequence ATGACAAACGACACCACTACTCGTGATCTACTGGTCGCGGCAGCCGCTGGTGAGTTCGAACGGGTCAAGCAGTTGGCCCAGGCCGGCGCGGATCTGAATGCCCTGGATGACGGGGAGACTCTGCTTGATCGTGCCGTTGCCGTGCTTACCCTCCCCGACCCGGTACCGGCATTCGCCGCCGACATGCTGCGCCTTCTCCTGCAGCTTGGGGCTGATCCCAACCGGCCGGGTGATGAAGGCATGACCGCGCTGCACACCGCCATGCTGGCCCGGAACGTCGAGTTGATGCGCATCCTGCTGGAGAGCGGCGCGGAGCCAAACGGCATGCCCGGCTCGAGCCCTGGCGAAACCCTGTACGACTGGGCAGAGTTCGATTACCGCTACAGCACCTGGGATGAGCCCTTCGGGCTCCAGGGATCGCTGATGCCACCGGACGCGCCGAGCGCCGCCGACAAAGCCAGCGAAGATGCCTGGCTGCTCTACCTCGATCGCTGCGCGGTCAAGCATGGCGCGCGGCGCCCCGACTATCTGTTCCTGCTACGGGATTTCGGCGCCCGGAAAGCCATGGAGTTAGGCAAAACCGATAGCCGATTCCGCCTGAAATAG
- a CDS encoding IS3 family transposase (programmed frameshift): MTKQRRSFTPEFKREAAGLVLDQGYSHIEAARSLGLVESALRRWVKQLQEERQGVTPKSKALTPEQQKIQELEARIDRLEREKSIPKKGYRSLDVGRVQSYALIDQLSERESVEVVCSAFDVVRSCYYAHRLRRCRVDARRIALRSQVNQLFNQSRGSAGSRSILGMLREDGVSIGRFRVRRLMRELGLVSKQPGSHAYKQATVERPDIPNRLNREFTTERPNQVWCGDITYIWAQGHWNYLAVVLDLHARRVIGWAFSAKPDAELVIKALDMAYEQRSKPQQVLFHSDQGSQYASRLFRQRLWRYRMEQSMSRRGNCWDNSPMERLFRSLKSEWIPPTGYLTAQEAQRDISHYLMHRYNWIRPHQFNDGLPPAVAEEKLNPLSGMG; the protein is encoded by the exons ATGACCAAGCAACGTCGTTCCTTTACGCCCGAGTTCAAACGAGAGGCCGCTGGCCTGGTGCTCGATCAGGGCTACAGCCATATCGAAGCAGCCCGCTCGCTGGGGCTGGTTGAATCGGCGCTTCGTCGCTGGGTGAAACAGCTCCAAGAGGAGCGCCAGGGCGTTACCCCGAAGAGCAAAGCATTGACTCCCGAACAGCAGAAAATCCAGGAGCTGGAAGCCAGGATCGACCGACTGGAGCGGGAGAAATCGATCC CTAAAAAAGGCTACCGCTCTCTTGATGTCGGACGAGTTCAATCGTACGCGCTGATAGACCAGTTGAGTGAGCGGGAGTCGGTGGAAGTGGTCTGTTCAGCCTTCGATGTGGTGCGGTCTTGCTACTACGCCCATCGTCTACGGCGATGCCGTGTTGATGCACGCCGCATTGCACTGCGCAGTCAGGTCAATCAGCTGTTCAACCAGAGTCGAGGATCGGCTGGTAGCCGAAGCATTCTGGGCATGCTGCGTGAGGATGGCGTAAGCATTGGCCGCTTTCGCGTGCGTCGGTTAATGCGCGAGCTGGGCCTGGTCAGCAAACAACCAGGCTCGCACGCGTACAAGCAGGCTACGGTTGAACGCCCAGACATCCCGAACCGGCTGAACCGCGAGTTCACAACTGAGCGCCCCAATCAGGTGTGGTGCGGCGACATCACCTACATCTGGGCGCAAGGCCACTGGAATTACTTAGCGGTGGTGCTGGATCTGCATGCACGACGAGTAATTGGCTGGGCATTCTCCGCCAAACCGGATGCGGAGTTGGTCATCAAGGCGCTGGATATGGCCTACGAGCAGCGGAGCAAGCCGCAGCAGGTACTGTTTCATTCCGATCAGGGCAGCCAGTACGCCAGCCGCCTGTTTCGGCAGCGGTTGTGGCGATATCGGATGGAACAGAGCATGAGCCGTCGAGGTAACTGCTGGGACAACTCACCGATGGAACGGTTGTTCCGCAGTTTGAAGTCGGAGTGGATTCCACCGACCGGTTACCTGACAGCTCAGGAGGCTCAGCGGGACATCAGTCATTACCTGATGCACCGCTACAACTGGATCAGGCCACATCAATTCAACGATGGGCTACCGCCTGCGGTGGCCGAAGAAAAACTTAACCCACTGTCCGGGATGGGTTGA